The proteins below are encoded in one region of Methylobacillus flagellatus KT:
- a CDS encoding LTA synthase family protein: MVGLLERSRSSLWTLAGRFGPYAPLLVMTLVSFLIFSLSRAGLVAWQYDRVSAVSSWQEVMLNGLRVDSIQIGLMWLPALLLAPLLAIGRFWRLWRGFTYSWVVLCISLVILLELATPGFIGEYETRPNRLFVEYLKYPNEVWSMLWNGFRIHLCVGVLGTCLAALATGWLMTPWLSQQQRWRNWTLWLSWPLVFILVALVVRGTISHRPANPAMFARTTDSMVNSVILNSPWSLIHAIYSLKHENKSSEMYGTLPDEEVYRIVRETRARFDESFSPVDHPGLPTLSQLTPSRQRERPLNLVIILEESLGATFVESLGGTPVTPNLEKFKEQGWWFEQMYATGTRSVRGIEAVVTGFQPTPAQSVVKLSLSQRNFFTLASLLEQQGYSTEFIYGGESHFDNMVGFFMGNGFQREQDFDSYEKPVFVGSWGVSDEDLFNKAHDEIMASHASGKPFFTLVFTSSNHAPFEFPDGRIDLYDPIKATANNAVKYADYALGQFFAKAQKSDYWKDTLFIVVADHDIRVHGHDMVPINHFHIPALILGADIEPRRIQTVASQIDLPVTALSLMGIQAQHPMTGRDLSRGNGDRPGRAMMQFENNFAWMEENRVVVLRPGKDPAHGIWDIKQKKFTQAPPPADQADFEKRALANSLLPSLLYRERLYHVLPQENEHQ, encoded by the coding sequence ATGGTCGGTTTGTTGGAACGTAGCCGCAGCTCACTCTGGACACTGGCTGGTAGGTTTGGCCCCTATGCGCCGCTGCTGGTCATGACATTGGTCAGCTTCCTCATCTTCAGCCTCTCCCGGGCAGGCTTGGTCGCTTGGCAATACGACCGGGTCTCCGCCGTCTCCAGCTGGCAAGAGGTCATGCTGAACGGCTTGCGCGTGGATAGCATCCAGATCGGCTTGATGTGGCTGCCTGCGCTGTTGCTGGCGCCTTTGCTCGCCATCGGAAGGTTTTGGCGCCTGTGGCGCGGCTTCACCTATTCCTGGGTGGTGCTTTGCATCAGCCTGGTAATATTGCTGGAGCTTGCAACCCCGGGTTTCATCGGGGAATACGAAACCCGTCCCAACCGGCTTTTCGTGGAATACCTCAAATACCCGAATGAAGTCTGGTCCATGCTGTGGAATGGCTTCAGGATACATCTGTGCGTCGGCGTTCTCGGCACATGCCTGGCGGCTTTGGCCACCGGTTGGCTCATGACCCCCTGGCTCAGTCAACAGCAACGCTGGAGGAATTGGACCTTATGGTTGAGCTGGCCTCTGGTGTTCATCCTTGTCGCATTGGTGGTGCGCGGCACTATCAGCCACCGCCCGGCCAACCCAGCCATGTTTGCGCGCACAACGGACTCCATGGTCAACAGCGTGATCCTGAATTCTCCGTGGTCCCTGATCCATGCAATATACAGCCTCAAGCATGAAAATAAGTCGAGCGAGATGTACGGCACTCTCCCGGATGAGGAAGTCTACCGGATCGTGAGGGAAACCCGCGCCAGGTTCGATGAAAGCTTTTCGCCCGTGGATCACCCTGGGTTGCCCACGCTGTCGCAGTTGACGCCGTCGCGCCAGCGCGAGCGCCCGCTCAACCTGGTCATCATTCTTGAGGAAAGCCTGGGCGCGACCTTCGTCGAGTCGTTAGGCGGAACGCCAGTGACCCCCAACCTGGAGAAGTTCAAGGAGCAAGGCTGGTGGTTCGAACAGATGTATGCAACAGGCACGCGTTCCGTACGCGGCATTGAAGCCGTGGTCACGGGCTTCCAGCCGACACCAGCGCAAAGCGTCGTCAAGCTATCCTTGTCGCAACGCAACTTTTTTACTCTGGCATCTTTGCTGGAACAGCAAGGCTACAGCACCGAGTTCATCTACGGCGGCGAATCCCACTTCGACAATATGGTGGGATTCTTCATGGGCAACGGCTTCCAGCGCGAGCAGGATTTCGACAGCTATGAAAAGCCCGTGTTCGTCGGCAGCTGGGGCGTCTCGGATGAGGACCTGTTCAACAAGGCGCATGACGAAATCATGGCCAGCCATGCCAGCGGCAAGCCATTTTTCACTTTAGTCTTCACCTCATCCAACCATGCGCCGTTTGAGTTTCCCGATGGCCGCATAGACCTCTATGACCCGATCAAGGCAACTGCCAACAACGCAGTGAAATATGCCGACTATGCTCTGGGCCAGTTCTTTGCCAAGGCGCAGAAGAGCGACTACTGGAAAGACACCTTGTTCATCGTGGTCGCCGATCACGACATTCGCGTTCACGGACACGACATGGTGCCCATCAACCACTTCCACATCCCCGCGCTGATCCTGGGTGCGGATATCGAGCCACGCAGGATACAAACCGTGGCGAGTCAGATCGACCTGCCGGTGACTGCACTTTCCCTCATGGGCATCCAAGCGCAACATCCGATGACGGGACGGGACTTGAGCCGCGGCAACGGCGACCGGCCAGGCCGCGCCATGATGCAATTCGAGAACAACTTTGCCTGGATGGAAGAAAACCGGGTGGTGGTACTGCGCCCCGGCAAAGATCCTGCGCACGGCATCTGGGACATCAAGCAAAAGAAGTTCACCCAAGCGCCGCCTCCCGCAGACCAGGCAGATTTCGAGAAACGCGCATTGGCGAACTCCCTACTGCCGTCGTTGCTATACCGTGAACGTCTCTATCATGTTCTGCCCCAAGAAAACGAGCATCAGTAA
- the queF gene encoding preQ(1) synthase, with protein sequence MSSQPSKALETFDNPTPGRDFHIHMEIPEFTCLCPKTGQPDFAVLYLDYIPDQKCVELKSLKLYIWSFRDEGCFHEAVTNQILDDLVVATDPKFMRLTAKFYVRGGIFTNVVAEHRKPGWQPQPRVELAEFESQSNIRG encoded by the coding sequence ATGTCTAGTCAACCCAGCAAAGCCTTGGAAACCTTCGACAACCCCACTCCGGGACGCGATTTTCATATTCACATGGAGATCCCGGAATTTACCTGCCTGTGCCCGAAAACCGGCCAGCCGGATTTCGCCGTGCTCTATCTGGATTACATTCCCGACCAGAAATGCGTCGAGTTGAAGAGCCTCAAGCTTTATATCTGGTCTTTCCGCGACGAAGGCTGCTTCCATGAAGCCGTGACCAACCAAATCCTCGATGACCTGGTCGTGGCGACCGATCCCAAGTTCATGCGCCTTACTGCCAAGTTCTACGTGCGCGGCGGCATCTTTACCAACGTGGTTGCCGAACACCGCAAGCCGGGCTGGCAGCCGCAGCCTCGCGTCGAACTGGCCGAATTTGAATCACAATCGAATATCCGCGGTTAA